The Antennarius striatus isolate MH-2024 chromosome 11, ASM4005453v1, whole genome shotgun sequence genome window below encodes:
- the ly6pge gene encoding lymphocyte antigen 6 family member pge produces MKTAHCCPLLLLGLVLLAANSDALQCYTCMGSNNDDCNRQGSKTCPSYSDACATVVGHDSGVMKSCSYKSFCSQANSQGYRAPGVRVHCCYSDDCNVTSFASGLLGLNYVVLLFLPMVFCCFLN; encoded by the exons ATGAAGACCGCTCACTGCTGTCCGCTGCTCCTGCTCGGTCTGGTTCTGCTAGCAGCCAACA GTGATGCTCTGCAGTGCTATACCTGTATGGGCTCCAACAATGACGACTGCAACCGGCAAGGTTCTAAAACGTGTCCCAGCTACTCTGACGCCTGTGCTACAGTGGTGGGCCATGACA GCGGGGTGATGAAGTCATGCTCCTACAAGTCGTTTTGCAGTCAGGCCAACAGCCAAGGCTACAGAGCACCAGGCGTCAGAGTTCACTGCTGTTACAGTGACGACTGCAATGTGACAAGCTTCGCCTCTGGCCTGCTAGGTCTCAACTACGTAGTACTGTTGTTTCTGCCAATGGTGTTCTGCTGCTTTTTAAATTAG